From a region of the Alosa sapidissima isolate fAloSap1 chromosome 9, fAloSap1.pri, whole genome shotgun sequence genome:
- the LOC121718771 gene encoding ADP-ribosylation factor-like protein 6-interacting protein 1 isoform X2 gives MAEASDHSTPLQAQETAQLEQHLQGWREVILAVDQVLRWQKPWFPLALIGFTTAFFLSLYYLDPSVLTGVSSSIVILSLADYLVPIVASKIFGSNQWMSGQQRFHEICISLVKTYHRFTDFWKGFFNFKDRRPKTYFLLVISALLGMAWVGQQVHNLLLTHLIVTFILLLPGMMICVSKYTGMVRRLFRRGKKKD, from the exons ATGGCAGAAGCAAGCGATCACAGCACACCACTGCAG GCTCAGGAAACGGCCCAACTAGAACAACAtttgcagggatggagagaggtgaTACTGGCTGTGGATCAGGTGCTGCGGTGGCAAAAGCCGTGGTTCCCACTTGCACTGATTGGGTTCACCACCGCATTCTTTTT GTCACTGTATTACCTGGACCCATCAGTGCTGACTGGAGTTTCGAGTAGTATAGTGATACTAAGTCTGGCTGACTATTTGGTGCCCATAGTTGCCTCTAAGATCTTTGGATCAAATCAGTG GATGTCTGGACAACAGCGTTTCCATGAGATATGCATAAGTCTGGTGAAGACATACCATCGCTTCACTGATTTTTGGAAAGGCTTTTTTAACTTCAAGGACAGGAGACCAAAGACG TACTTCCTGTTAGTCATAAGTGCTCTGCTGGGGATGGCATGGGTTGGACAGCAGGTCCATAACCTCCTGTTGACGCATCTGATTG TCACATTCATCTTGCTTCTACCTGGAATGATGATTTGTGTGTCAAAATACACTGGTATGGTGCGGAGACTTTTCAGACGAGGCAAAAAGAAAGACTGA
- the LOC121718771 gene encoding ADP-ribosylation factor-like protein 6-interacting protein 1 isoform X1, whose product MAEASDHSTPLQAQETAQLEQHLQGWREVILAVDQVLRWQKPWFPLALIGFTTAFFLSLYYLDPSVLTGVSSSIVILSLADYLVPIVASKIFGSNQCRMSGQQRFHEICISLVKTYHRFTDFWKGFFNFKDRRPKTYFLLVISALLGMAWVGQQVHNLLLTHLIVTFILLLPGMMICVSKYTGMVRRLFRRGKKKD is encoded by the exons ATGGCAGAAGCAAGCGATCACAGCACACCACTGCAG GCTCAGGAAACGGCCCAACTAGAACAACAtttgcagggatggagagaggtgaTACTGGCTGTGGATCAGGTGCTGCGGTGGCAAAAGCCGTGGTTCCCACTTGCACTGATTGGGTTCACCACCGCATTCTTTTT GTCACTGTATTACCTGGACCCATCAGTGCTGACTGGAGTTTCGAGTAGTATAGTGATACTAAGTCTGGCTGACTATTTGGTGCCCATAGTTGCCTCTAAGATCTTTGGATCAAATCAGTG CAGGATGTCTGGACAACAGCGTTTCCATGAGATATGCATAAGTCTGGTGAAGACATACCATCGCTTCACTGATTTTTGGAAAGGCTTTTTTAACTTCAAGGACAGGAGACCAAAGACG TACTTCCTGTTAGTCATAAGTGCTCTGCTGGGGATGGCATGGGTTGGACAGCAGGTCCATAACCTCCTGTTGACGCATCTGATTG TCACATTCATCTTGCTTCTACCTGGAATGATGATTTGTGTGTCAAAATACACTGGTATGGTGCGGAGACTTTTCAGACGAGGCAAAAAGAAAGACTGA
- the notum2 gene encoding carboxylesterase notum2 isoform X2: MKILYHVIFLLLLGGISCQNKNNAKPSGKSSKRAGSQAGDGAHDDDAADGGREPGAGGRGSSHQTTSSSKAADEMKLHFLKNTQVTCNDGTAAGFYLKEFKGSKRWLIFLEGGWCCYNKDTCDSRYKNTPRLMSSTDWPQTRKGTGILSPQTEENPHWYNANIVFIPYCTSDVWSGSKTTKPKEKGKDSVDYTFMGSLVIREVIKDLTTKGIKQAKVVMLAGTSAGGTGVLLNIEKVSSQLEQLGGEAQVRGLVDSGWFLEGRQQKVLECSDGVSCSPVDAIKKGLRLWSGNIPEKCRQQYKRGEEWQCFFGHKVYSSLTPPLFVVQWLFDEEQLRVENIYIGGQTLSDQQWTYMQNLGRELKNSLKDVTAVFAPSCLSHTLITKSNWMDFQVKGTSLSRALQCWDKSLQEANKNSKTPVKGCPFHLIDNCHWPQCNPTCPALIDQASQQELTLLQVLASMGLDLQKLGLDPRRDGHAISIVGSGG; encoded by the exons ATGAAGATACTGTATCATGTCATTTTTCTACTTCTGCTGGGAGGGATCTCCTGCCAGAACAAAAACAACGCCAAGCCAAGTGGAAAGTCGTCCAAAAGAGCTGGAAGTCAGGCTGGAGATGGAGCGCATGATGATGATGCTGCCGACGGCGGTCGAGAGCCGGGCGCGGGGGGGCGCGGGAGCTCACACCAGACCACCTCCAGCAGCAAGGCAGCGGACGAGATGAAGCTGCACTTCCTCAAGAACACACAGGTCACCTGCAACGACGGCACGGCCGCAGG GTTTTACCTAAAGGAGTTCAAAGGGAGCAAGAGATGGCTGATATTTTTGGAGG GTGGTTGGTGCTGTTACAACAAAGACACCTGTGATTCCAGGTATAAAAATACTCCTCGACTGATGAGCTCCACCGACTGGCCCCAGACACGCAAAG GGACTGGAATTCTGTCCCCGCAAACTGAAGAAAACCCTCACTGGTATAACGCCAacattgt GTTTATTCCTTACTGTACTAGTGATGTGTGGAGTGGCTCCAAGACAACAAAGcccaaagaaaaaggaaaagacTCAG TGGATTACACATTCATGGGCTCCCTCGTCATACGAGAGGTGATCAAAGACCTCACCACCAAAGGAATAAAACAGGCCAAAGTTGTTATGCTTGCCGGCACAAG TGCGGGGGGGACAGGTGTGCTGTTGAACATTGAGAAGGTTTCCAGTCAGCTGGAGCAGCTTGGGGGTGAAGCTCAGGTGCGAGGGCTGGTGGACTCGGGATGGTTTCTGGAGGGCCGGCAGCAGAAAGTCCTGGAGTGCTCCGACGGAGTGTCCTGCTCTCCGGTGGACGCCATAAAGAAGGGACTGCG GTTATGGAGCGGAAATATCCCGGAGAAGTGTCGGCAGCAGTACAAACGAGGCGAGGAATGGCAGTGCTTTTTTGGACACAAAGTCTACTCCTCCTTGACCC CACCGCTGTTCGTGGTCCAGTGGCTGTTTGACGAGGAGCAGTTGCGCGTGGAGAACATCTATATAGGGGGTCAGACTCTCTCGGACCAGCAGTGGACCTACATGCAAAATCTCGGCAGGGAGCTGAAGAACTCACTCAAGGATGTCAC GGCTGTGTTTGCTCCATCTTGCCTGTCCCACACACTGATCACCAAAAG TAACTGGATGGATTTCCAGGTGAAGGGCACGTCTCTCTCACGAGCGCTTCAGTGCTGGGACAAGAGTCTGCAGGAGGCCAACAAAAACAGCAAGACACCGGTCAAGGGCTGCCCCTTCCACCTGATCGATAACTGCCACTGGCCTCAGTGCAACCCCACATGCCCTGCCCTCATCGACCAGGCCTCGCAGCAGGAGCTAACGCTGCTCCAGGTGTTGGCCAGCATGGGTCTGGACCTCCAGAAGCTGGGTCTGGACCCCAGGCGCGACGGCCACGCCATCAGCATCGTGGGCAGCGGGGGTTAA
- the notum2 gene encoding carboxylesterase notum2 isoform X1, whose protein sequence is MAGQTCYLFSPASGVQPQCVISLSPDLAPAQRRCWETASIWCHYKDRSAPPPQPKVHTNRLTAHCPHTSQQTAGWLTVSQGCISQGGPAEFAMKILYHVIFLLLLGGISCQNKNNAKPSGKSSKRAGSQAGDGAHDDDAADGGREPGAGGRGSSHQTTSSSKAADEMKLHFLKNTQVTCNDGTAAGFYLKEFKGSKRWLIFLEGGWCCYNKDTCDSRYKNTPRLMSSTDWPQTRKGTGILSPQTEENPHWYNANIVFIPYCTSDVWSGSKTTKPKEKGKDSVDYTFMGSLVIREVIKDLTTKGIKQAKVVMLAGTSAGGTGVLLNIEKVSSQLEQLGGEAQVRGLVDSGWFLEGRQQKVLECSDGVSCSPVDAIKKGLRLWSGNIPEKCRQQYKRGEEWQCFFGHKVYSSLTPPLFVVQWLFDEEQLRVENIYIGGQTLSDQQWTYMQNLGRELKNSLKDVTAVFAPSCLSHTLITKSNWMDFQVKGTSLSRALQCWDKSLQEANKNSKTPVKGCPFHLIDNCHWPQCNPTCPALIDQASQQELTLLQVLASMGLDLQKLGLDPRRDGHAISIVGSGG, encoded by the exons ATGGCTGGACAAACGTGTTATCTTTTTTCTCCGGCATCCGGCGTCCAGCCCCAGTGTGTCATCAGTCTCAGCCCAGACCTGGCTCCAGCTCAAAGGCGATGCTGGGAAACGGCATCCATATGGTGCCACTATAAAGATCGCTCCGCACCTCCGCCTCAACCAAAGGTCCACACCAACCGCCTCACCGCCCACTGCCCACACACATCTCAGCAGACTGCAGGGTGGCTCACCGTATCCCAAGGCTGCATCAGTCAG GGAGGTCCAGCTGAATTTGCTATGAAGATACTGTATCATGTCATTTTTCTACTTCTGCTGGGAGGGATCTCCTGCCAGAACAAAAACAACGCCAAGCCAAGTGGAAAGTCGTCCAAAAGAGCTGGAAGTCAGGCTGGAGATGGAGCGCATGATGATGATGCTGCCGACGGCGGTCGAGAGCCGGGCGCGGGGGGGCGCGGGAGCTCACACCAGACCACCTCCAGCAGCAAGGCAGCGGACGAGATGAAGCTGCACTTCCTCAAGAACACACAGGTCACCTGCAACGACGGCACGGCCGCAGG GTTTTACCTAAAGGAGTTCAAAGGGAGCAAGAGATGGCTGATATTTTTGGAGG GTGGTTGGTGCTGTTACAACAAAGACACCTGTGATTCCAGGTATAAAAATACTCCTCGACTGATGAGCTCCACCGACTGGCCCCAGACACGCAAAG GGACTGGAATTCTGTCCCCGCAAACTGAAGAAAACCCTCACTGGTATAACGCCAacattgt GTTTATTCCTTACTGTACTAGTGATGTGTGGAGTGGCTCCAAGACAACAAAGcccaaagaaaaaggaaaagacTCAG TGGATTACACATTCATGGGCTCCCTCGTCATACGAGAGGTGATCAAAGACCTCACCACCAAAGGAATAAAACAGGCCAAAGTTGTTATGCTTGCCGGCACAAG TGCGGGGGGGACAGGTGTGCTGTTGAACATTGAGAAGGTTTCCAGTCAGCTGGAGCAGCTTGGGGGTGAAGCTCAGGTGCGAGGGCTGGTGGACTCGGGATGGTTTCTGGAGGGCCGGCAGCAGAAAGTCCTGGAGTGCTCCGACGGAGTGTCCTGCTCTCCGGTGGACGCCATAAAGAAGGGACTGCG GTTATGGAGCGGAAATATCCCGGAGAAGTGTCGGCAGCAGTACAAACGAGGCGAGGAATGGCAGTGCTTTTTTGGACACAAAGTCTACTCCTCCTTGACCC CACCGCTGTTCGTGGTCCAGTGGCTGTTTGACGAGGAGCAGTTGCGCGTGGAGAACATCTATATAGGGGGTCAGACTCTCTCGGACCAGCAGTGGACCTACATGCAAAATCTCGGCAGGGAGCTGAAGAACTCACTCAAGGATGTCAC GGCTGTGTTTGCTCCATCTTGCCTGTCCCACACACTGATCACCAAAAG TAACTGGATGGATTTCCAGGTGAAGGGCACGTCTCTCTCACGAGCGCTTCAGTGCTGGGACAAGAGTCTGCAGGAGGCCAACAAAAACAGCAAGACACCGGTCAAGGGCTGCCCCTTCCACCTGATCGATAACTGCCACTGGCCTCAGTGCAACCCCACATGCCCTGCCCTCATCGACCAGGCCTCGCAGCAGGAGCTAACGCTGCTCCAGGTGTTGGCCAGCATGGGTCTGGACCTCCAGAAGCTGGGTCTGGACCCCAGGCGCGACGGCCACGCCATCAGCATCGTGGGCAGCGGGGGTTAA